From a single Rhizobium lusitanum genomic region:
- a CDS encoding type II toxin-antitoxin system VapC family toxin, which translates to MLIDASVLTAMMTDEEEARRLAVRMQMATARMTSPMAAAQAAIDIAARLGLTATEAGDAVRTFLQLMNIQLLAIPPRAAFLAVEAYDHFGEGRHPAALSLGDCMTYACARYYRQPLLSKGEQFNRTDIEVA; encoded by the coding sequence ATGCTCATCGACGCCTCGGTATTGACCGCGATGATGACCGATGAGGAAGAGGCCCGCCGCCTCGCCGTCCGCATGCAGATGGCGACCGCGCGCATGACCTCGCCAATGGCGGCGGCTCAGGCGGCAATCGATATCGCTGCCCGCCTCGGCCTGACGGCAACCGAGGCCGGCGACGCGGTGCGGACCTTTCTGCAACTGATGAACATCCAGCTTCTGGCCATTCCTCCTCGCGCCGCCTTTCTGGCGGTAGAGGCATATGACCATTTCGGCGAGGGCCGCCATCCGGCGGCGCTCAGCCTTGGCGATTGCATGACCTATGCCTGCGCACGCTACTATCGCCAGCCATTATTGTCGAAGGGCGAGCAATTCAACCGGACCGACATCGAAGTGGCCTAA